A single Xylella taiwanensis DNA region contains:
- the cmk gene encoding (d)CMP kinase, whose protein sequence is MTDLVPVLTIDGPSGAGKGTVSRIVAARLGWHYLDSGVLYRAVGVAAGWAGLDVSDTMALVSCAFDTHVNFAECADGDMRILVNTIDATDELRMETAGVLASTIAAVSEVRAALKERQRMFRRGPGLVADGRDMGTVIFPDAQYKVFLTANAEERAQRRHKQLMKKGVSVMFTTLLDEIRARDARDACRSVAPLRPADDALLIDSTRIGVDEVVAQVLALVTD, encoded by the coding sequence ATGACTGACCTTGTGCCTGTCCTTACCATTGATGGCCCGTCCGGGGCTGGTAAGGGTACAGTCAGTAGGATTGTGGCTGCGCGGCTGGGTTGGCATTACTTGGATTCAGGGGTGTTGTATCGGGCTGTTGGAGTGGCGGCTGGCTGGGCAGGTCTTGATGTGTCCGACACAATGGCTTTAGTGAGTTGCGCGTTCGATACTCATGTCAATTTTGCCGAGTGTGCTGATGGGGATATGCGTATCCTGGTGAATACGATCGACGCCACCGACGAGCTGCGTATGGAAACCGCTGGTGTGCTGGCTTCGACAATTGCTGCTGTCTCTGAGGTGCGCGCTGCATTGAAGGAGCGTCAACGTATGTTTCGACGCGGTCCAGGATTAGTTGCAGATGGTCGTGACATGGGTACGGTAATCTTTCCGGATGCCCAATATAAGGTTTTCTTGACTGCTAACGCCGAGGAGCGCGCTCAACGCAGGCATAAACAGTTGATGAAGAAGGGTGTTTCGGTTATGTTCACCACTTTGCTGGACGAAATTAGGGCGCGCGATGCGCGTGATGCTTGCCGATCTGTAGCGCCGTTAAGGCCGGCTGATGATGCCTTGTTAATCGATAGTACCCGTATTGGGGTCGATGAAGTCGTTGCTCAGGTACTTGCTTTGGTGACTGATTGA
- the ykgO gene encoding type B 50S ribosomal protein L36 — protein sequence MKVLSSLKSAKTRHRDCKVIRRRGKIFVICKSNPRFKARQR from the coding sequence ATGAAAGTTCTATCCTCACTAAAGTCAGCAAAGACACGTCACCGTGACTGTAAGGTGATCCGCCGCCGCGGTAAGATCTTCGTGATTTGTAAGTCCAATCCTCGCTTTAAGGCGCGTCAACGCTGA
- the rpsA gene encoding 30S ribosomal protein S1 — protein MTESFAELFEASQANLAKLKPGAIVTGTVVDVRGDVVVINAGLKSEGIVPIEQFRNDAGEIDVGVGDQVKVALDSIENGFGETILSREKAKRSMVWDELEEALEKNETISGRISGKVKGGFTVDIKDVRAFLPASLVDVRPVRDPAYLEGKELEFKLIKLDRKRNNVVVSRRAVVESEHSEEREQLLDKLQEGAVLTGTVKNMTDYGAFVDLGGVDGLLHITDMAWKRVRHPCEVVNIGDEVEVRVLKFDRERNRVSLGLKQLGEDPWDNISRRYPANCRVFGKVSNVTDYGAFVEIEAGVEGLVHVSEMDWTNKNVNPSKVVQVGDEVEVMILDVDEERRRISLGMKQVAANPWETFAVTHKKGDKVSGQVKSITDFGIFIGLEGGIDGLLHLSDISWNTTGEDVVRNFKKGDTLETVVLAVDPERERISLGVKQLEQDPFGQYMATHPKGSKVAGIVKEVDVKGALIELADGIEGYVSARDIANERVEDASQYLKVGDSVEAKFIGMDRKGRTLQLSIKAKDDAEMREVLEEYQSSSSGTTKLGTLLREQLGNKSE, from the coding sequence ATGACTGAATCTTTTGCTGAACTGTTCGAAGCCAGCCAAGCGAACCTGGCGAAGCTAAAACCGGGTGCCATCGTTACTGGGACCGTTGTGGATGTCCGTGGTGACGTAGTGGTTATTAACGCCGGTTTGAAGTCCGAAGGCATCGTGCCGATTGAGCAGTTCCGTAATGACGCTGGTGAGATCGATGTTGGAGTGGGCGATCAGGTCAAAGTTGCGTTGGATTCCATTGAGAATGGCTTTGGCGAGACTATTCTGTCGCGTGAAAAGGCTAAGCGTTCGATGGTGTGGGATGAGCTGGAAGAGGCGTTGGAGAAGAATGAGACTATCAGTGGCCGTATCAGCGGTAAGGTCAAGGGAGGGTTCACCGTTGACATTAAGGATGTCCGCGCGTTTCTTCCCGCTTCTTTGGTCGATGTGCGCCCGGTTCGGGATCCTGCTTACTTGGAGGGTAAGGAGCTGGAGTTTAAGCTCATTAAGCTAGATCGTAAGCGTAACAATGTGGTTGTTTCTCGTCGTGCGGTGGTCGAAAGCGAGCATTCCGAGGAGCGCGAGCAGCTGTTGGATAAGTTGCAGGAAGGCGCAGTTTTGACTGGTACGGTTAAAAATATGACCGATTACGGGGCATTCGTGGATCTAGGCGGAGTCGATGGATTACTTCACATCACTGACATGGCATGGAAGCGTGTGCGCCATCCGTGTGAGGTGGTTAATATCGGCGATGAGGTAGAGGTACGTGTACTGAAGTTTGATCGTGAACGCAATCGTGTCAGCCTTGGTTTGAAGCAACTGGGCGAGGATCCTTGGGATAACATCTCGCGTCGTTATCCGGCTAACTGTCGGGTATTTGGTAAGGTTTCCAACGTTACTGACTATGGTGCGTTTGTTGAGATCGAGGCAGGTGTCGAAGGTTTGGTGCATGTCTCAGAAATGGATTGGACCAACAAGAATGTCAATCCTTCCAAGGTTGTTCAGGTTGGTGATGAGGTTGAGGTCATGATTCTGGATGTGGACGAGGAACGTCGTCGCATCTCGTTGGGCATGAAGCAGGTCGCTGCCAATCCCTGGGAAACCTTTGCCGTTACCCATAAGAAGGGTGACAAGGTGAGTGGTCAGGTTAAGTCGATCACAGACTTTGGCATCTTTATCGGTTTGGAAGGTGGTATCGATGGTTTGTTGCACTTGTCTGACATTAGCTGGAACACTACCGGCGAAGACGTAGTCCGTAACTTCAAGAAGGGGGATACCCTAGAAACAGTTGTCTTGGCTGTCGATCCAGAGCGTGAGCGCATTTCGCTGGGTGTGAAGCAGCTGGAACAGGATCCTTTTGGCCAATATATGGCTACTCACCCGAAAGGCTCCAAGGTCGCTGGCATCGTTAAGGAGGTTGATGTCAAAGGGGCCTTGATTGAGCTGGCTGACGGAATCGAAGGTTACGTTTCGGCACGCGACATTGCCAACGAGCGTGTAGAGGACGCGAGTCAGTACCTGAAGGTAGGTGATAGTGTGGAAGCTAAGTTCATTGGCATGGACCGTAAGGGGCGTACTTTACAGTTGTCGATTAAAGCCAAAGATGATGCCGAGATGCGTGAAGTTCTTGAGGAATACCAATCCTCTTC